A window of Canis lupus familiaris isolate Mischka breed German Shepherd chromosome 12, alternate assembly UU_Cfam_GSD_1.0, whole genome shotgun sequence genomic DNA:
CAGACCTTTGGGGCCAAACAGCCCACACATCAGGGGGGACCTGCACAGGTGAGAACTGGCAGGCTTTGTACCTGCTACCATGTGTTTCAACTCTATCCATTCTTCCCTCGTTCCCCAGGGGTTTGGACTTGAGCTTTGAGCACTGTCCGACTTGACACTGCTTTACCTCCCCTCACTTTGGCCCTGACTGGTTCAGGAACTCACCACTTCCCCCTTCGTGCCCTCTTCCCCAGGACCGAGGAGTGTACCTATCCCTTCTGGCCTCCCTTCGCACCCGCGCACAGCTGCCCGTAGTGGTGTTCACCTTCTCCCGGGGTCGCTGTGATGAGCAAGCGTCGGGCCTCACCTCTCTTGATCTCACCACGAGCTCAGAGAAGAGTGAGATTCACCTCTTCCTGCAACGCTGCCTTGCTCGCCTCCGGGGCTCTGACCGCCAGCTGCCCCAGGTGTGGATGGGGGTCTTGGGGACTGATGGGGAGAGAATTCTCCACCACCTTATTCCTGACCCTGGGTCTTGGCTCCTTGCAGGTCCTACACATGTCCGAGCTTTTGCACCGTGGCCTGGGTGTGCACCACAGCGGCATCCTGCCTATTCTTAAAGAGATCGTGGAGATGCTCTTCAGTCGAGGCCTGGTCAAGGTATCCACACTAGTAGAAGAGGAACTCTTTGGAGCACTTGTTGCTCTCTTTGGGGCTGCCcagagggtggaggggcaggtcTTTAGACAAGACAGCACAGTGGCTAAGAACTCGGGCTTTGGTCCAGATTGCCTGCATGTGAATCCTGGCTGCACTACTTACTCAccatgtgacctcaggcaaacTCCTTAACTTTCCTGAACTTTAGCTTTCCCATCTTAAAATGGGGATGTGCCAGATCAGCACAGGCAGTATTCAGAAGAGAAACCCCTCAAATTAGCAAGTGTCTGAAAAGTtattagtcatcagaaaaatgagaatttaaaatattcaaagagaaatGACTTTACAGCTACTAGGCTGATAAAATTTAGGAAACCAGCCAATGCCAAGTGTTGCCAAAGACATCAGAGACTATAGGATTATAGGAACCCTGATAAAGGTGTATAGCCAGTCTGGAGTGGACCCTGGCattttgaggtaaaaaaaaataataggtccAATATACCTTTGATCctaaattccatttctggatatgTAGTAGAAACAAGTTTCCTGGTCTATGAGTGAAAATGTCCACTCTTCCTTTGTTGGCTCTAATTTTTTGGTAGGGTGCTGGTGACACCAAGGTGCTCTCACTGGGAAAGTGAGGAGGTAATTGCCCAGGATATGCCCCACAGTGCTCTGCAGCAGTGGGAAGCAATGAATTAGGTGTAACCATAGGAAGGCTCATGGGTGTTGAAAACACTGGTGGAAAAGAACACGAGATGtgtcattgcttttattttatttattattattatttgagtatCGTTGACACACAATGTTTTTCACTGGTTTTGGGTATACAACATTTGGTTTCTGTTTGTATAATAGACATAACGTTTATTTGGTATGCTGTGCTCACTACGAGTGTAACACTACCTGTTACCATAACATCGCTATTATCGTGTCATTGAcggtattccttttttttttttttttttagatttttatttattcatgagagacagagttgggggtgggtgggcagagacacaggcagagggagaagcaggcttcctgcagggagcctgacgtgggacttgatccccggtctccaggatcaggccctgggctgaaggctgtgctacactgctgagccacccgggctgcccaacagtaTTCCTTTTATGCCTGTGACTTATTCCGTTCCTAGAAGCCTGGATCTCCCCGTCCCCTTCCCCCAGTGCACCCATCACCTaaccccttccctctggcaaccagcactttattctctgtatttataggtctgagtctgctctttgtgtgtttctttattcgttttgttctttagattccacatatgagtgaatcatatggtgtttgtttttcttggtctgacttatttcacttagcatacatTCATTTAGCATACAAACCATCCCTGTTATTACAGATGGCAAGACCTCATCTGTTGTTATGGTTATGTAATATTCCAAcgcacataccacatcttctttattcatgtgttgatagacacttgggttgcatccatatcttagctattataaacattgctgcaataaacatagggggcatacttttttcttttcttttttttttttgagtcagtggggaggggcagagggggaaagagagtctttttgtttttttaagattttatttattggacagagagtGGGAAAGCATAGcgggtggaggggcaaagggtgctgagcagggagcctgatgcagggcttcatcccaggaccctgggatcatgatctgagccaaaggcagacccttagctaactgagccacccagacagtcccgagaaagagactcttaagcaggctccatgcccagtgcagagcctgatgtggggctgacacagggctcaatctcataactctgagattgtgacctgagccaaaactgagttggacacttaaccaactgagccactcaagctccctatcatgtctttttttttttttttttaaagattttatttatttattcatgagagatagagagagagagaagcagagacataggcagagggagaagcaggctctatgcagggagcctgatatgggactcgatccagggactccaggatcacgctctgggccgaaggcaggcgctaaaccactgagccacccagggatcccctatcatgTCTTTTTGAATCAGGGCGTAACTAACTGCCTTGGACGTGGATTGTAAATTCATGCACTCAAAAGATAATCTGTGAAAATATATTGACACAAAAAGATACTCTAAATATATTGGGATGATTAATGGTGGGGACATAGGAGTGAGATATGGGGGTTACACAAAAGaagtagatgaatagataaaataaggaaaatgacaGCACTTGCACTCTAGATTTGCCAtgagagttatttattttttttaaattttttaatttatttatgatagtcacagagagagagagagagagagagagaggcagagacataggcagagggagaagcaggctccatgcaccgggagcccgacgtgggactcgatcccgggtctccaggatcgcgccctgggccaaaggcaggcgccaaaccgctgcgccacccagggatccctgccatgAGAGTTAAATGAGATCCTGCAAGTTAACCGTCTGGGACCACACCTGGTGGTCCCATGCCCAGGGCTGGGCATCTGTGTGCAGCCCCTTTGCTGAACCTCTCTTCCCCCATCCCAGGTCTTATTTGCCACAGAGACCTTTGCCATGGGTGTAAATATGCCTGCCCGAACGGTGGTGTTTGACTCCATGCGGAAGCACGACGGGTCTACCTTCCGGGATCTGCTCCCTGGAGAGTATGTGCAGATGGCAGGCCGTGCAGGCCGGAGGGGCCTGGATCCCACAGGCACTGTCATCCTGCTCTGCAAGGGCCGTGTGCCTGAGATGGCAGACCTGCACCGCATGATGATGGTGAGCCGGCCAAGGTGGTGGCATGAGGCTGAGCTGGGACATCACCAGCTCTGGGGACCTGCTGGATTCTCTCTTCCagccctcttccccctccttgcTTTCCACAGTTGATCCCTGAACAGTGTAGTGTTAGGGGCGCCTACCTCCTGCACAGTCATatatccacatataacttttgacccCTGAAAAACTTAATAGCCTATACTGTTggccagaagccttaccaataacacaTGATTAATACCTACTTGTGTGTTATATATGTATTCTCTGttttattcttgaaataaatctggggataagaaaatgttataaaggaAATTATGAGAGAAAATGCAGGACTGTATGGCATTTATTGAAACAAAATCCGTGTGTAAGTAGACCCACAAAGTTCAAACACATGGTGTTCAAGGGtcagccatttttttcttttgcctgggAGAAACCAAGGTCAGAGTGAGCAAATCTGAGGTTTAGACTGAATCTTACCTCCTTTAGTCTTTTGTCACTGTGAAGACAGAGCTAGGTAGAGCCTTTGAGGGCCTATCAagttttgttcctttattttgcaGAGGTGGTGAGGAAGCAATTTGTCTAGGGTTTCATGGTTGCAGGGCAGGGACTGGATCTGCTGGGACTAGAGCTGGTCCCCAGAGGGCTGGCTGggggcctccccccccccccccctccagtcTCACTGACTTCTCTGACTTGACCCAGGGGAAGCCATCACAGTTGCAGTCCCAGTTCCGACTCACGTACACCATGATCCTGAACCTGCTGCGGGTGGACGCCCTCAGGGTGGAAGACATGATGAAGAGAAGCTTTTCCGAGTTTCCATCCCGCAAGGACAGCAAGGTGAGGAGATTGGGATGACCAGTATACTGGGCAGGCTGTTGGGACGAGGGAAGCCAGGCTGGGAAGGGGCAGGCACCTAGAGACTGGGGGTGCAGGCAGGGAGGGTGGCACACTAGGCCTGGGGACTGTCCTTTCACACTTCCCCCCACTTCCACCCAGGCCCATGAACAGGCTCTAGATGAACTGACCAAGAGACTAGGGGCCTTGGAGGAACCTGACACGACTGGCCAACTGGTTGACCTGTCTGAGTATTATGGCTGGGGGGAGGAACTGACAGAGACCCGGAGCTTGATCCAGGTGAGTGGGTGTTGGAGGCatgatggagggaggagagaatgagaCACTCTGGGTGCTCCTGAACCTAGGCCCGGCCTAGTCCCTGTGATGTCCGTATGATGCCTCCTCCGCTCTCTACTCTTTAGCGACGCATCATGGAGTCTGTGAATGGGCTCAAGTCTCTCTCAGCGGGAAGGGTGGTGGTTGTGAAGAATCAGGAGTATCACAACACattgggtgtgatcctgcaggTGAGGGCAGTGGAAACTTGGaccccagagggaaggagggagaaaggagggagtggggggagacCCTATCTCCATCTTCCCCAGTTGGCTGTGGTGGTTATAGTCACAATGGTACACTCACATCCCCTGTTGCTCTCCTTTCCTGTTGCTACCACTTTGTGCCTACCTCCTTGTCCTTTCCTGAAGACTGTTCTGATGGGCTTGGTTACCAGTCCATCCTGGTGGGCTTTGCAGTtgctctgtgtccctgcctgAGGGTGGGGACCTGCTCTCCATCTTTGATGTCTACTCCTCACAttgccctggcctggcctccccacctgccctaGGTCTCCTCGAATTCTGCCAGCAGGGTATTTACAACCCTGGTCCTGTGTGATAAACCGGTGTCTGAGGACCCACAGGAGAGGGCGCCAGCCACCCCTGATGTGCCATACCCGGATGACCTTGTGGGATTCAAGCTGTTCCTGCCTGAAGGTGAGCATGGGGCAGATGTCCAAGTTCCTGACAGCAGTGTGGAAAGGATGCCTGGGTCCAGGGTCTTGTTTGACTCTGCTCTCCCCTTTGCACAGGGCCCTGTGACCACACAGTGGCCAAGCTCCAGCCCGGAGATGTAGCCACTATCACCACCAAGGTGCTCCGAGTGAATGGGGAGAAGATCTTGGAGGACTTCAGCAAGAGGCAGCAACCAAAATTCAAGTCAGAGATTCTggagagatctttttttcttgGGAGGGACTATGTAACAGGGTATGGGGAGGTGTGGTTGGGGCGTCAGGGGCTTCTGTGGAAGAAAAGACTCTGCCCTAGGTCTCAAGACTTTGCTCCTTCCTCAGGAAGGATCCTCCCATTGCAGCCGTGACCACTGCTGTCCAGGAACTGCTGCGTCTGGCTCAGGCCTACCCAGCAGGACCCCCGACCCTTGACCCTGTCAATGACCTGCAGCTCAAGGATGTGTCTGTGGTAGAGGGGGGGCTCCGGGCCCGGAAGCTGGAGGAGCtgatctggggggctcagtgtgTGCACAGCCCCCGTTTCTCTGCCCAGGTAGGTCCTGAATGCCAGCTCCCAAGTTGAGAAGTGGGGGCTGTGGTTCCCTTCTGGTCCCCTGTAGACCGGCCAGCCCCATCTCTGCCCTTGTCCTCCATGCCACCTCACCTTGCGGCATGAGGAAGGCTTACGTGCTTCTGCTGGTGGCTGTCTGCAGTACGTGAAGCTGCGAGAGCGAATGCAGATACAGAAGGAGATGGAGCGCCTGCGCTTCCTGCTGTCAGATCAATCACTGCTGCTGCTCCCAGAATATCATCAGCGAGTAGAGGTGGGAGGGGtactgggggcgggaggggggttGGCTAGCGAGGGAGAAGATAGCAGGCTCCCAACACCCACCGTCTTTCTTCAGGTGCTCCGAACCCTGGGTTACGTAGATGAGGCGGGCACCGTGAAGCTGGCAGGGAGGGTGGCTTGCGCCATGAGCAGCCATGAGCTGCTCCTCACTGAGCTCATGTTTGACAATGCTCTGAGTGCCCTGCGGCCAGAGGAGATTGCAGCCCTACTCTCCGGCCTGGTCTGCCAgagccctggggaccctggggagcAGCTCCCAAGTACCCTCAAACAGGTATGGGACACCCACCCCACTTCCTCTCCTTTGGCTGTGGCATtcctgagccccacccccacaagTTCTCCAAGTGACCCCCCTCTAGCCCTGTGAAGTGCCCCTAAGAGCTGGAATGCCTTCTTCCTTATCTGGGCTACCCTGCTCCTGGAGAAGGAAGGCAGGGCCTGAGCCTCTTATTCTGACATCTGCAGGGAGTGGAACGTGTCCGGGCTGTGGCCAGGCGGATCGGTGAGGTCCAGGTGGCCTGTGGCCTGAACCAGACAGTGGAGGAATTTGTCGGGGAGCTGAATTTTGGGCTGGTTGAGGTTGTGTACGAGTGGGCCCGTGGCATGGTGAGTGACTGGGGTTTTGTGGGTGGCTGGTTGGGGAGAGGCTGCCCAGGTCTATCTACCACATTCTTGCTTCCCCCACAGCCCTTTTCCGAGTTGGCGGGGCTGTCAGGGACCCCTGAGGGCCTGGTGGTCCGCTGCATCCAGCGCCTGGCTGAGATGTGTCGCTCGCTGAGGGGGGCAGCCCGCCTGGTAGGTGAGCCTGTGCTAGGTGCCAAGATGGAGACGGCAGCTACCCTGCTACGGAGGGACATCGTCTTTGCTGCCAGCCTGTACACTCAGTGAATGCTGTCTGTGTAAAAATGTAGTAATAAAATAGCAAACCCCTGCCTGTCCTTAAGGTGTTGGGCAGGGATGACTCAGGCAAAAgacacagcaagaaaaaaaagaagacacagcaagaaCCACCTAGAAATATGCTTTTATCTGTGCAC
This region includes:
- the SKIV2L gene encoding helicase SKI2W: MMDTERLALPPPDPLDLPLRPVELGCTGRWELLNVPGAPESTLPHGLPPCAPDLQQEAEQLFLSSPAWLPLHGVEHSVRKWQRKMDPWSLLATLGAPVPSDLQAQRHPNTGQILGYKEVLLENTNLSATTSLSLRRPPGPISQSLWGNPTQYPFWPGGMDEPTITDLSTREEAEEEIDFEQDLLTVPPGFKKGVDFAPKDHSTPAPGLLSLSHLLEPLDLGGGDEDETEAVGQPGIPRGDTVSATPCSASLARASSLEDLVLKETSTAISPPEPPKPVPQEQWAIPVDVTSPVGDFYRLIPQPAFQWSFEPDVFQKQAILHLERHDSVFVAAHTSAGKTVVAEYAIALAQKHMTRTIYTSPIKALSNQKFRDFRNTFGDVGLLTGDVQLHPEASCLIMTTEILRSMLYSGSDVIRDLEWVIFDEVHYINDAERGVVWEEVLIMLPDHVSIILLSATVPNALEFADWIGRLKRRQIYVISTVARPVPLEHYLFTGNSPKTQGELFLLLDSRGAFHTKGYYAAVEAKKERMSKHAQTFGAKQPTHQGGPAQDRGVYLSLLASLRTRAQLPVVVFTFSRGRCDEQASGLTSLDLTTSSEKSEIHLFLQRCLARLRGSDRQLPQVLHMSELLHRGLGVHHSGILPILKEIVEMLFSRGLVKVLFATETFAMGVNMPARTVVFDSMRKHDGSTFRDLLPGEYVQMAGRAGRRGLDPTGTVILLCKGRVPEMADLHRMMMGKPSQLQSQFRLTYTMILNLLRVDALRVEDMMKRSFSEFPSRKDSKAHEQALDELTKRLGALEEPDTTGQLVDLSEYYGWGEELTETRSLIQRRIMESVNGLKSLSAGRVVVVKNQEYHNTLGVILQVSSNSASRVFTTLVLCDKPVSEDPQERAPATPDVPYPDDLVGFKLFLPEGPCDHTVAKLQPGDVATITTKVLRVNGEKILEDFSKRQQPKFKKDPPIAAVTTAVQELLRLAQAYPAGPPTLDPVNDLQLKDVSVVEGGLRARKLEELIWGAQCVHSPRFSAQYVKLRERMQIQKEMERLRFLLSDQSLLLLPEYHQRVEVLRTLGYVDEAGTVKLAGRVACAMSSHELLLTELMFDNALSALRPEEIAALLSGLVCQSPGDPGEQLPSTLKQGVERVRAVARRIGEVQVACGLNQTVEEFVGELNFGLVEVVYEWARGMPFSELAGLSGTPEGLVVRCIQRLAEMCRSLRGAARLVGEPVLGAKMETAATLLRRDIVFAASLYTQ